In the genome of Methanopyrus kandleri AV19, one region contains:
- a CDS encoding cobaltochelatase subunit CobN, translating to MSSRLTLVIAFVLLIAVSPVHAGKLVIITGYWSTGMPAAKAASGLPVTVIVEDTVSKGFVPEEHVREAVESADTLLLIHTTSNTVFGNVLNELFSESSSEKRVFEFDNVLPGPSEVKSLDSVKVNWYGLEIPLSLYVQSRSVRNFRSLFSYFLERHPGPYHPFDGWVEGYDFERDEVIRPSDPNPGEVMTLIERYGDGGVILGNTRYPAWFVELLRKHLPDIIEEVLSKEPRREGPTVLVIVDTTRMESGWTAPIRELCKALRERGLNPMVLGLHYDILDGCLEDVLLALKRIVSEYNVQTIALLPGFFKMRSPDSPEVELLKELNLPVIKLVSLPWTMSEWQTCWRTPSGLDWFALYHIVIPENLGAIEGIPISVREWRKDGPEALLDRVWCSDTPVPEMIRIAADRILAWIELRNTPNREKRVVILYWAAEPGKEGVGTASSLDVPASIVNFLAWLMKASYRVEIPEELKEKLLEFADEIPAEARGLSIEEMLLRIAELEERAEELAQEGRWKEALDLYYKAYRLIRPLADALGRLMVEEGSNVGAYILRRVNVEGHRLVLRLLAYEHGRFVEREQEIRYLHLLPLDEYLKWYRSLPEEARLCMEKGIFGYLEAVLLQIQKHGPITDPLKLQAIVNGLKSLVSYVAGHLQYLDVPEETKEQFQRDVESLVDAVIGALTDPKEVNQALELCRSLHAKWGRVEAFYGWFTGWGPPERSRYLVEIDGKKYFVIRGIDFGNVIVAPQPARGYYVGISVAYHSTVLPPCHYYLACYYYFTRVFRAHVIVNTGKHGTYEWLPYKPLFMSWWDFPQICIQNVPQVYPYYVADPSEALVAKRRGWAVIVNYLPQSLVKEELTGDMGQLLELLERYQSSHLSSLKPAILDLVKKTRAYELLNLSSLEAFERKFDENCAKLYFLLHDLEEHEVVPIGLHVFGMPPIGEDPVGTVASFAAKVLLNEVMGALDYSRALDVCREVIERPETRDADDLHREAARIVELLFESARLERTNFLNALSGGYVPPGFNSSPFKQIDALPTGRNACMFDPRKWPDWISINVAYTVAIPLRTVTRKVVAFDWATDNINTRGLPIAVQMLLLGVLPHRNADWVVTGVDPSLCMNPSGVSYTRRLGQILVVGRIVRMESLGSGAVRLVLEPPMGGQRIEVRCPVNVLPIPLHLDDEVMVLGTLVSTGGRVEVVNARVLSEEEAKRIEDEVLTPTQLSAVGRAFGRLPIRGRVERVEGRYIVLTDGCTEVRVRIDEGRVPEEGETVTVIGTVTLVGDEPVISASLVLREVPRRLTDVIVTGTSCFRDVFAHNILTELFLGRVAAILAAEPYLARLLSHSSLIVSDVDKVLEIRGIDEYPVYWVRRWLRETVERLSQGEWKNPIHETVLHVYRAALWRALTTPDEELARELEEGLRRLYDLVGEFCAEHGYDFESVVNTAASLAVLVPPAENYPFLDWAAVYLALLTCRESNITSAPDAGSGGSPNGGIITGWIEQVREVPDEDLPLLAALNVFCQAPGDYTNVIGKTIESGEFLLEDRLNLALSWISGLSYVYGPKHWGASFPLLLALNLAAPDRTLHTMVSSDEKATFFYDDCIYAFEGGLRLAVSAVNGLLPEQETMIDALVLNLRNAALGSYVGGDYSQMARRLAEEIQLMAAANPNLAPWLRDLASQLSAGSYLAALLASNMTSLFSTVTTRTLAALTGNETAAFRYSLLMPFDTYAWYDLMRTVFNPVYVRGLRFHGYSGAVELLKRLGYLIRGWSTLALGLLGWEGIFRRTASTLVENREWLARYSPEGLFSLAVSLLVIAYDRAQHKLISEEVLKSREFVALVRDVIVPELLRGVLCCCPGVCGNPVVQQRLLEALSQYEGLVPNLREAMAVFAANYMNNPELVARILRQLTSPAFTRETAPMAARTVRTLAVRATASQAVAISATIAAILASQAALSGPGRGAVPVSVTGVLLRGTVGAKSAATVEVSVGSSAGKGKPSQERSARASILRRTSAQSPVTTSVPRWILVALIVALLAAVILVGTLWRPRIGTSRGW from the coding sequence ATGAGTTCCAGGCTGACACTTGTCATCGCGTTCGTGCTCTTGATCGCCGTGTCACCCGTTCACGCCGGTAAGTTGGTCATCATCACGGGGTACTGGTCCACGGGTATGCCCGCCGCGAAGGCCGCTTCCGGGCTGCCCGTAACTGTCATCGTAGAGGACACGGTTTCCAAAGGGTTCGTGCCCGAGGAACACGTGAGGGAGGCGGTCGAGTCCGCCGACACCCTGCTGTTGATCCACACGACGAGCAACACGGTGTTCGGGAACGTCCTCAACGAGTTGTTCTCGGAATCGTCCTCCGAGAAACGCGTGTTCGAGTTCGACAACGTGCTCCCGGGACCGTCCGAAGTGAAGAGTTTGGACTCCGTGAAGGTCAATTGGTACGGGCTGGAGATTCCACTCTCCCTGTACGTACAGTCGCGTTCCGTTCGGAACTTCCGCTCGCTGTTCTCCTATTTCCTCGAGAGGCACCCCGGTCCCTACCATCCCTTCGACGGATGGGTCGAAGGCTACGACTTCGAGCGCGACGAGGTAATCCGCCCGTCCGACCCCAATCCGGGAGAAGTCATGACTCTGATCGAGCGGTACGGCGATGGAGGCGTCATCCTCGGTAACACCCGTTACCCCGCCTGGTTCGTAGAGCTCCTCCGGAAACACCTCCCTGATATCATCGAGGAGGTTCTGAGTAAGGAACCCCGCCGGGAGGGACCGACGGTACTTGTAATCGTTGACACTACGAGGATGGAGAGCGGTTGGACGGCCCCCATCCGCGAGCTGTGTAAGGCGCTGAGGGAGCGCGGTCTGAACCCGATGGTCTTGGGCCTTCACTACGACATCCTCGACGGATGCCTTGAGGACGTACTACTGGCTCTGAAGCGGATCGTATCCGAGTACAACGTGCAGACGATCGCGCTTCTCCCGGGGTTCTTCAAGATGCGTTCCCCCGACTCGCCGGAAGTCGAGCTGCTGAAGGAGCTGAACCTACCCGTGATCAAGCTCGTGAGTCTGCCCTGGACGATGAGCGAGTGGCAGACGTGCTGGCGTACTCCGAGCGGTCTGGACTGGTTCGCCCTTTACCATATCGTGATCCCGGAGAACTTGGGTGCCATCGAGGGGATCCCGATCTCGGTCCGTGAGTGGCGTAAGGACGGTCCCGAGGCGCTACTGGACCGCGTGTGGTGCTCGGATACACCCGTCCCCGAGATGATCCGCATAGCCGCCGACAGGATCCTGGCCTGGATCGAGCTACGCAATACCCCGAACCGGGAGAAGCGTGTCGTAATCCTGTACTGGGCGGCGGAGCCGGGTAAGGAGGGCGTCGGTACGGCCTCATCGTTGGACGTACCCGCGTCGATCGTGAACTTTCTCGCATGGCTGATGAAGGCGAGCTACCGCGTCGAAATTCCCGAGGAACTGAAGGAAAAGCTGCTGGAGTTCGCGGACGAGATCCCGGCCGAGGCACGCGGGTTATCGATCGAGGAGATGCTGCTGCGGATCGCGGAGCTGGAAGAACGGGCGGAAGAGCTCGCCCAGGAGGGCAGGTGGAAGGAGGCCCTCGACCTCTACTACAAGGCCTATCGGCTCATCAGGCCCCTCGCCGACGCCCTCGGACGACTCATGGTGGAGGAGGGTTCCAACGTCGGTGCGTACATCCTGAGGCGCGTTAACGTGGAAGGTCACAGGCTCGTTCTCCGGCTGCTGGCCTATGAGCACGGTCGGTTCGTGGAGCGGGAGCAGGAGATCCGGTACCTGCACCTGTTGCCGCTCGACGAGTACCTGAAATGGTACCGGTCGCTGCCCGAGGAGGCTCGGTTGTGCATGGAGAAAGGCATCTTCGGGTACCTGGAGGCGGTGTTGCTTCAGATCCAAAAGCACGGTCCGATCACCGACCCGCTGAAGTTGCAGGCCATCGTCAACGGACTGAAGTCACTCGTATCCTACGTGGCGGGTCATCTGCAATACCTGGACGTTCCCGAGGAGACGAAGGAGCAGTTCCAACGTGACGTGGAGTCACTGGTGGACGCTGTCATCGGTGCCCTGACGGATCCGAAGGAGGTGAATCAGGCTCTCGAGCTGTGTCGGTCCCTCCACGCCAAGTGGGGCCGAGTTGAGGCCTTCTACGGCTGGTTCACGGGTTGGGGCCCGCCCGAGCGCTCGCGGTATCTCGTCGAGATCGACGGAAAGAAGTACTTCGTGATACGGGGGATCGACTTCGGAAACGTCATCGTCGCGCCCCAGCCCGCCCGAGGCTACTACGTCGGGATCAGCGTCGCGTACCACTCCACCGTGCTGCCACCCTGTCACTACTATCTGGCCTGTTACTACTACTTCACTCGGGTGTTCCGGGCGCACGTGATTGTGAACACGGGTAAACACGGGACGTACGAGTGGCTGCCGTACAAGCCTCTGTTCATGTCCTGGTGGGACTTCCCACAGATATGTATCCAAAACGTGCCCCAGGTCTACCCGTACTACGTCGCGGACCCGTCGGAGGCGCTGGTGGCGAAGCGCCGCGGCTGGGCGGTGATAGTGAACTACCTACCTCAGTCCCTGGTCAAGGAGGAGCTCACCGGCGACATGGGTCAACTCCTAGAGCTGCTGGAGAGGTACCAGTCCTCCCACCTGAGCTCCCTGAAACCGGCGATTCTGGATCTGGTAAAGAAGACGCGAGCGTACGAGCTGCTGAACCTGAGCTCGCTGGAGGCGTTCGAGCGGAAATTCGACGAGAACTGCGCCAAGCTGTACTTCCTGCTGCACGACCTGGAGGAGCATGAGGTGGTCCCGATCGGCCTCCACGTGTTCGGGATGCCGCCGATCGGAGAGGATCCCGTCGGCACCGTGGCTAGCTTCGCGGCGAAGGTACTCCTGAACGAGGTGATGGGGGCACTGGACTACTCCAGGGCCCTGGACGTGTGTCGTGAAGTGATCGAGCGACCCGAGACGCGGGACGCCGATGACCTACACCGCGAGGCGGCCCGGATCGTTGAACTGCTCTTCGAGAGCGCGCGGCTCGAACGTACGAACTTCCTCAACGCGCTGAGCGGTGGCTACGTGCCGCCGGGTTTCAACTCGAGCCCCTTCAAACAGATCGACGCATTACCCACGGGCCGGAACGCGTGCATGTTCGATCCCCGGAAGTGGCCGGACTGGATCTCGATCAACGTGGCCTACACGGTCGCGATCCCGCTACGTACGGTCACTAGGAAGGTGGTGGCCTTCGACTGGGCGACGGACAACATCAACACCAGGGGGCTACCGATCGCGGTCCAGATGCTCCTGTTGGGTGTGCTCCCGCACCGTAACGCGGACTGGGTCGTGACGGGCGTCGATCCATCCCTCTGTATGAACCCCAGCGGCGTATCCTACACCCGACGCCTCGGCCAGATTCTAGTCGTGGGCCGCATCGTCCGGATGGAGTCGCTCGGATCGGGTGCCGTTCGCCTGGTGCTCGAGCCTCCGATGGGCGGTCAACGCATCGAGGTGCGGTGTCCGGTCAACGTGCTGCCGATACCGCTCCACTTGGACGATGAAGTCATGGTACTGGGCACGCTGGTGTCCACGGGCGGTCGCGTGGAGGTCGTTAATGCCAGGGTCCTCTCTGAGGAAGAGGCGAAGAGGATCGAGGACGAAGTACTCACGCCCACGCAACTCTCGGCCGTCGGACGGGCGTTCGGCAGGCTTCCGATCCGCGGTAGAGTCGAACGTGTGGAAGGGCGGTACATCGTCCTAACGGACGGGTGTACGGAAGTCCGGGTGCGGATAGACGAGGGACGCGTGCCGGAGGAGGGAGAGACAGTCACCGTGATCGGCACGGTAACGCTCGTGGGAGACGAGCCGGTGATCTCGGCCAGCCTGGTGCTTCGGGAGGTCCCACGTCGACTCACCGACGTGATCGTCACAGGTACCTCGTGCTTCCGAGACGTGTTCGCGCACAACATCCTGACGGAACTGTTCTTGGGCCGAGTGGCGGCGATTCTGGCCGCCGAACCCTACCTGGCCCGACTATTGAGTCACAGCTCCCTGATCGTCAGCGACGTGGACAAAGTCCTAGAGATCCGCGGGATCGATGAATACCCGGTGTACTGGGTTCGCCGGTGGCTGCGCGAGACCGTGGAGCGGCTATCCCAGGGTGAGTGGAAGAATCCGATCCACGAGACCGTGCTGCACGTGTACCGGGCGGCGCTGTGGCGGGCGCTCACGACCCCGGACGAGGAGCTGGCTCGCGAGCTCGAGGAGGGGCTGAGGCGGCTCTACGACCTGGTGGGGGAGTTCTGCGCAGAACACGGATACGACTTCGAATCCGTCGTCAACACCGCGGCCTCCCTCGCCGTTCTCGTGCCACCGGCTGAGAACTATCCGTTCCTGGACTGGGCCGCCGTCTACCTGGCGCTGTTGACCTGTCGGGAGTCGAACATAACCTCCGCGCCGGATGCCGGTTCTGGAGGTTCTCCGAACGGTGGGATCATTACGGGCTGGATCGAGCAGGTCCGGGAGGTTCCGGACGAGGATCTCCCGTTACTGGCTGCCCTCAACGTGTTCTGTCAGGCGCCCGGTGACTACACGAACGTGATCGGCAAGACGATCGAGTCCGGAGAGTTCCTGCTGGAGGATCGGTTGAACCTGGCGCTGAGCTGGATATCCGGTCTCAGCTACGTCTACGGGCCGAAGCACTGGGGAGCCAGCTTCCCGCTCCTCCTCGCACTGAACCTCGCGGCGCCCGACCGCACGCTTCACACGATGGTTTCGTCCGACGAGAAGGCCACGTTCTTCTATGACGACTGTATCTACGCGTTCGAGGGTGGTCTGAGGCTGGCCGTGAGCGCGGTCAACGGGCTGCTACCCGAGCAGGAGACGATGATCGACGCGTTGGTCCTGAACCTCAGGAACGCGGCCCTCGGCTCTTACGTAGGCGGTGATTACTCGCAGATGGCGCGCAGGCTCGCGGAGGAGATCCAACTGATGGCCGCGGCGAACCCGAACCTAGCCCCCTGGTTGCGTGATCTCGCCTCTCAGCTCAGTGCGGGCAGCTACCTGGCGGCGCTCCTGGCTTCGAACATGACCTCGCTGTTCTCCACCGTGACCACCCGTACGCTCGCCGCACTCACCGGGAATGAGACGGCCGCCTTCCGGTACTCCCTACTCATGCCCTTCGACACCTACGCATGGTACGATCTGATGCGTACGGTCTTCAACCCGGTTTACGTCCGCGGGCTCCGGTTCCACGGGTACTCGGGTGCTGTGGAACTCCTGAAACGCCTTGGTTACCTCATCCGCGGCTGGTCCACGCTCGCATTGGGACTCCTCGGCTGGGAGGGGATTTTCCGTCGGACGGCGAGTACGCTCGTGGAGAACCGGGAGTGGCTGGCGCGATACTCCCCGGAGGGTCTGTTCTCGCTGGCGGTGTCTCTGCTCGTGATCGCGTACGACCGGGCGCAGCACAAGCTGATCAGCGAGGAAGTCCTCAAGAGCCGGGAGTTCGTAGCCCTCGTCCGGGACGTGATCGTGCCCGAGCTCCTCCGGGGCGTCCTATGCTGCTGTCCGGGAGTCTGCGGGAATCCGGTAGTGCAGCAGCGCCTCTTGGAGGCGCTCTCCCAGTACGAGGGACTGGTTCCCAACCTCCGCGAGGCCATGGCGGTCTTCGCCGCCAACTACATGAACAATCCGGAGCTCGTCGCCCGGATCCTCCGGCAGCTCACGTCTCCCGCGTTCACGAGAGAAACCGCCCCGATGGCCGCCAGGACTGTCAGAACTTTGGCGGTGCGAGCTACCGCGAGTCAAGCGGTCGCGATTTCGGCCACGATCGCGGCGATTCTGGCCAGTCAGGCTGCGCTCAGCGGTCCCGGTCGGGGTGCCGTCCCGGTATCGGTTACGGGCGTCCTGCTCCGGGGAACTGTCGGCGCGAAGTCGGCCGCTACCGTCGAAGTGAGTGTCGGAAGCTCGGCGGGTAAGGGTAAGCCTTCGCAGGAGAGATCGGCGAGGGCCTCGATACTTCGTCGGACCTCGGCGCAGTCCCCCGTCACCACCTCGGTCCCTCGCTGGATACTCGTAGCCCTCATCGTCGCGCTGCTGGCGGCGGTCATCCTAGTCGGCACGCTGTGGAGACCGAGGATCGGAACTTCACGGGGCTGGTGA
- a CDS encoding Ig-like domain-containing protein: protein MRQLLVILCCVTAIGPVSAATLEDADQCLKDSVVWLVENQFTEQDVGKTYTLRDPGGTYNGKQYEVHFATEQDGQLQDEGVASRDFTVEDVDVGTWPTTYKGDCRVIYVKKYNYFPSDYGLETVKLGDKIVALIDNSKCVIYVKKNDKYGYVGFGGEPGYSDTKFTVPMLVLAVEEGVTDEQFKNAVKRAIKWVLTVSSPRGYYYQYSLKDIRTTLEESGYIRTGSIGGVCLYQLIPLLVGRELGLVDDDLWNSVKDDAVYVIKNGILVPEVYCSSKQDKKDVLIVDSKNEIAYWVRQRLKDDTWVDYSAVYDTAGAVLTLIYAVKTGLISGDDDVDVGGSTYKVADIIKYAVNFLVERFYEGNGNPCFLEKQAVEQGLYWKSYYYPVKYAFYALWAIREAEKAGYLSDKAKDLLHDALRRYVCWLYGMQLEDKPGYFPYNEYIKGSPDFASTCAALLGLCTAVELGYEDDMAIQLMKNVVNALVSQYKEAKEKGLKYYFYVPTPQSYYYLYMSRFFEGREANQCAFATAHVVAALAAVEGLPESVRSEIFGHTVELKVEVPRETRVGTPVTIQIEVTIDGQPASSGEVRVYEGDRIIGVADVSDGKATITYTPEKRGEHRLKIEYRDPKYGVKSTTIVIKAKKKAPAVSPAVAALSVLALALRRRP from the coding sequence GTGAGACAGTTGCTCGTGATCCTATGCTGCGTAACGGCGATAGGACCCGTCAGCGCGGCCACGCTCGAAGACGCCGACCAGTGCTTGAAGGACAGCGTAGTGTGGCTGGTGGAGAATCAGTTCACCGAGCAGGACGTCGGCAAGACCTACACCCTGCGAGACCCGGGTGGCACCTACAACGGTAAGCAGTACGAGGTCCACTTCGCGACCGAACAGGACGGCCAACTGCAAGACGAGGGCGTGGCGTCCAGGGACTTCACGGTAGAGGATGTCGACGTCGGCACATGGCCGACCACGTACAAGGGAGACTGCCGGGTAATTTACGTCAAAAAGTACAACTACTTCCCCTCAGACTACGGGCTGGAGACGGTCAAACTAGGAGATAAGATAGTGGCTCTTATTGACAACAGTAAGTGCGTAATTTACGTTAAGAAGAACGACAAGTACGGATACGTTGGGTTCGGAGGCGAACCGGGGTACTCAGATACTAAGTTCACTGTCCCTATGCTAGTGTTAGCTGTGGAGGAAGGAGTGACAGATGAACAGTTCAAAAATGCCGTGAAGCGAGCTATTAAGTGGGTACTAACGGTCAGTAGTCCACGTGGGTATTATTACCAGTATTCGCTCAAGGACATCCGGACAACGCTCGAAGAAAGTGGGTACATACGTACAGGATCGATTGGTGGTGTCTGCCTGTACCAGCTGATCCCACTGTTAGTCGGTCGTGAGCTAGGACTCGTCGACGACGATCTATGGAACTCGGTCAAGGATGACGCTGTGTACGTGATCAAGAATGGAATCCTGGTTCCAGAAGTATACTGCAGCTCGAAGCAGGACAAAAAGGATGTGCTGATAGTTGACTCGAAGAACGAGATAGCTTACTGGGTCCGACAGAGGCTGAAGGACGACACTTGGGTCGACTACAGCGCCGTCTACGATACCGCTGGTGCCGTGTTGACGCTGATATACGCCGTCAAAACGGGGCTCATAAGTGGAGACGACGATGTGGACGTCGGAGGATCGACGTACAAGGTGGCTGACATCATCAAGTACGCTGTCAACTTCTTGGTGGAGCGGTTCTACGAGGGCAACGGTAACCCGTGTTTCCTGGAGAAGCAGGCGGTGGAGCAGGGTCTGTACTGGAAGTCTTACTACTATCCAGTCAAGTACGCCTTCTACGCGCTATGGGCGATCCGCGAGGCCGAGAAGGCTGGGTACCTGAGCGACAAGGCGAAGGACTTGCTCCACGATGCACTGAGGCGGTACGTGTGCTGGCTGTACGGAATGCAGCTCGAGGACAAGCCGGGGTACTTCCCGTACAACGAGTACATCAAGGGATCACCTGACTTCGCGAGCACGTGTGCGGCTTTGCTCGGATTGTGTACGGCGGTCGAGCTCGGCTACGAGGACGACATGGCGATTCAGTTGATGAAGAACGTTGTTAATGCGCTGGTCAGCCAGTACAAGGAAGCCAAGGAGAAAGGACTCAAGTACTACTTCTACGTGCCGACGCCACAGAGCTACTACTACCTCTACATGAGCCGGTTCTTCGAGGGCCGTGAGGCCAACCAGTGCGCCTTCGCCACGGCTCACGTAGTGGCGGCACTGGCGGCCGTGGAGGGGCTACCCGAGAGTGTGAGGTCTGAGATATTCGGACACACTGTCGAGCTAAAAGTCGAAGTTCCACGGGAGACGCGGGTTGGTACTCCGGTAACGATCCAGATCGAGGTGACAATCGACGGTCAGCCGGCTTCATCGGGCGAAGTGCGGGTGTACGAAGGTGACAGGATCATCGGCGTAGCCGACGTTTCCGACGGCAAGGCGACCATCACCTACACGCCCGAGAAGCGAGGAGAGCATCGGCTCAAGATCGAGTACAGAGATCCCAAGTATGGCGTTAAGTCCACGACGATCGTGATAAAGGCCAAGAAGAAGGCGCCTGCAGTGTCGCCGGCGGTGGCGGCACTGAGCGTGCTGGCGCTGGCGCTGCGGCGACGCCCGTAA
- a CDS encoding transcriptional regulator — MSEVPEEFQKDVEEIKRRLREGELTNLGAALAVVLLASLKGQWINVDEIVRVLKELGYNVKANSIRSALYKVRQEGLLKSKRLGRKTAYFIPVDDDETLGAILRRVTGEEVREKIVEELLEEIHGD, encoded by the coding sequence TTGTCCGAGGTCCCGGAAGAGTTCCAAAAGGATGTCGAAGAGATTAAGAGAAGGCTTCGTGAAGGCGAGCTAACGAACCTAGGAGCGGCCTTGGCAGTGGTGCTACTGGCAAGCCTTAAGGGTCAATGGATTAACGTCGATGAGATCGTTAGGGTGCTCAAAGAGCTAGGATACAACGTTAAAGCCAACAGCATCAGGAGCGCACTCTATAAGGTTAGGCAGGAGGGACTGTTGAAGTCGAAGCGTCTCGGCCGTAAGACGGCGTACTTCATCCCGGTGGACGATGACGAGACGCTAGGAGCTATCCTCCGACGCGTCACCGGTGAGGAGGTCAGGGAGAAGATAGTAGAGGAACTACTCGAGGAGATCCACGGGGACTGA
- a CDS encoding putative RNA uridine N3 methyltransferase, translating to MVAVAFPWSLFSEETDPKIYAYRVGTLARALAIYRVEEVYLYGDGVGTRRNAERLRKLLEYQECPQYLRKRVFRLDRDLRYAGVMPPLRAPHHKVHSPKEGEVREGYVVRRSRNGALVDVGADRLARTRWRFKPHERVTVRIVSEDPLEVEPAEPEEYWGYRVRIVNELNEVLREFKEGIIVTSRYGEDVREVEFKSPVKCLVFGSSEVSVLDVDPGVRDEYPVINFVPNQGVQVVRTEEAVHTTLAVLNYLGLI from the coding sequence GTGGTGGCGGTCGCGTTCCCGTGGAGTCTCTTCTCTGAGGAGACCGACCCCAAGATCTACGCTTATCGGGTGGGGACCCTGGCGCGCGCCCTGGCCATATACCGAGTGGAGGAGGTTTACCTATACGGTGACGGCGTCGGAACCCGTAGGAACGCGGAACGGCTACGGAAGCTCTTAGAGTATCAGGAGTGTCCCCAGTACCTTAGGAAGAGGGTGTTCAGACTGGACCGTGACCTCAGGTACGCCGGAGTCATGCCGCCGTTGAGGGCTCCCCACCATAAGGTCCACTCGCCGAAGGAAGGTGAGGTACGGGAGGGTTACGTCGTTAGGAGAAGTCGGAACGGAGCGCTCGTAGACGTAGGTGCCGACCGCCTCGCGCGCACCAGATGGCGCTTTAAACCACACGAACGGGTGACTGTGCGGATCGTCTCCGAGGACCCGCTGGAGGTGGAACCGGCCGAGCCCGAGGAGTACTGGGGGTATCGAGTGAGGATTGTAAATGAGCTTAATGAGGTGTTAAGGGAGTTTAAGGAGGGTATCATTGTGACTTCAAGATACGGTGAAGACGTTCGAGAAGTCGAGTTTAAGAGTCCGGTGAAGTGCCTGGTATTCGGGTCTAGCGAGGTGAGTGTCCTGGACGTAGATCCGGGGGTTCGAGACGAGTATCCGGTGATTAACTTCGTGCCAAATCAAGGGGTGCAGGTAGTGAGAACTGAGGAGGCCGTTCACACCACCCTTGCCGTACTTAACTACTTGGGATTAATATAA
- a CDS encoding 2-phosphosulfolactate phosphatase: MASGLEPQEGYEIGVVVDALRASSTIVTALALEAEAIVPLSSPEELKRVDGPTIGEQHGKKIDFADYGNSPTDLLRHAEEIEGETLYMVTTNGTDTILRAAEVHEEVLIGSLLNASAVASKLSGDTCFVEAGHRGMLAVEDTYTAGYIARLAGGEPADGRTRAAMEMARGLPAEEVFKGSRTGHVLEQRGRLEDVEFCARVDEFEVVPVYEDGMVVPQ, from the coding sequence GTGGCGTCGGGCCTCGAACCGCAGGAAGGGTACGAGATAGGAGTGGTCGTGGACGCGCTGCGGGCCAGCTCGACGATAGTCACGGCCTTAGCCCTGGAAGCTGAGGCGATCGTACCACTCTCCTCCCCGGAAGAGCTCAAGCGGGTGGACGGACCCACGATCGGGGAGCAACACGGCAAGAAGATCGACTTCGCGGACTACGGGAACTCGCCGACCGACCTGCTCCGCCACGCGGAGGAGATCGAGGGAGAGACCTTGTACATGGTCACCACTAACGGGACCGACACCATTTTACGGGCCGCGGAGGTTCACGAGGAGGTGCTGATCGGTAGTCTGCTGAACGCCTCGGCCGTGGCCTCGAAACTCTCCGGTGACACCTGCTTCGTGGAAGCAGGTCACCGGGGGATGCTCGCTGTCGAGGACACTTACACGGCGGGCTACATCGCGCGCCTCGCGGGCGGAGAACCCGCCGACGGTAGGACTCGAGCAGCCATGGAGATGGCCCGCGGTCTTCCGGCGGAGGAGGTGTTCAAAGGCTCGAGGACTGGTCACGTGCTCGAACAACGCGGGAGGCTCGAGGACGTCGAGTTCTGCGCTCGTGTGGACGAGTTCGAGGTCGTACCGGTCTACGAGGACGGTATGGTGGTGCCTCAATAG
- a CDS encoding TraB domain-containing protein, which yields MDRFEMFGSELYVLRTAHAGVDGDRVRRKILELDPEAVLVELCEGRLLSFLAELRGERAGSRTGGITGRLVAVAERIVGRVVGGELGEDVKGAIEAALELEAEIVPVDMDISWVFRRMKMKASRWELLKFQFSVAIDVLRSLLRPGQTRDVVLSSVADEEAAREMVQGLRRAFPRIAEVLIDERNRVIAENTIEFLHSREDVTKAVLVIGAAHYGVLDILRDAELESASRHDDEDTASGEGEEETAG from the coding sequence ATGGATCGATTCGAGATGTTCGGCTCGGAGCTCTACGTACTTCGGACTGCACACGCCGGGGTGGACGGCGACCGGGTGCGACGTAAAATTCTGGAGTTGGATCCCGAAGCCGTGCTGGTGGAGTTATGCGAAGGTAGGCTGCTCTCGTTCCTCGCCGAACTTCGCGGTGAGCGGGCAGGATCACGGACCGGTGGAATCACGGGGAGGTTAGTCGCCGTAGCCGAGCGCATCGTGGGTCGCGTCGTCGGAGGAGAGTTGGGCGAGGACGTCAAAGGGGCCATCGAAGCGGCACTGGAGCTGGAAGCCGAGATAGTCCCCGTTGACATGGACATCAGCTGGGTCTTCCGAAGGATGAAGATGAAAGCCTCGAGATGGGAACTGCTGAAGTTCCAATTCTCCGTGGCGATCGACGTCCTACGATCGTTACTCCGACCAGGTCAAACCAGGGATGTCGTGCTATCCTCCGTTGCGGACGAAGAGGCCGCTCGAGAGATGGTCCAGGGGCTCAGACGTGCTTTTCCCAGGATAGCCGAGGTATTAATCGACGAGCGCAATCGCGTCATCGCGGAGAACACGATCGAGTTCCTCCACAGCCGTGAGGACGTGACCAAAGCCGTTCTCGTGATAGGTGCAGCCCACTACGGAGTGCTCGACATTCTTCGGGACGCGGAGCTGGAGAGCGCGTCGCGTCACGATGATGAGGATACGGCGAGCGGAGAGGGTGAAGAGGAGACCGCGGGCTGA